A genome region from Prionailurus bengalensis isolate Pbe53 chromosome B4, Fcat_Pben_1.1_paternal_pri, whole genome shotgun sequence includes the following:
- the LOC122472716 gene encoding transcription factor BTF3-like, which produces MKATIMNQEKLVKLQAQVRIGGKGTARRKKVAHRTAIADDKKLQFSLKKLGVNNISGIEEVNMFTNQGTVIHFNNRTVQASLAANPFTITGHAERKHLTEMLLSILNQLGADSLTSLRRLAEVLPKQSVDGKVPLATGEDDDDEVPDFVENFDEASKKEANRIESTSEEDKA; this is translated from the coding sequence ATGAAAGCAACTATCATGAACCAGGAGAAACTCGTCAAACTGCAAGCACAAGTGCGCATTGGTGGGAAAGGAACTGCTCGCCGAAAAAAGGTGGCTCATCGAACAGCTATAGCAGATGACAAAAAACTTCAGTTCTCTTTAAAGAAGTTAGGGGTAAACAATATCTCTGGTATTGAAGAAGTGAATATGttcacaaaccaaggaacagTGATCCACTTTAACAACCGTACAGTTCAGGCATCCCTGGCAGCGAACCCTTTCACCATTACAGGCCATGCTGAGAGGAAGCATCTGACAGAAATGCTACTCAGTATCTTAAACCAACTTGGTGCAGACAGTCTGACTAGTTTAAGAAGGCTGGCTGAAGTTCTGCCCAAACAATCTGTGGATGGAAAGGTACCACTTGCTACCggagaggatgatgatgatgaagttcCAGATTTTGTGGAGAATTTTGATGAAGCTTCCAAGAAGGAAGCAAACAGAATTGAATCAACTTCTGAAGAAGATAAAGCTTGA
- the EPC1 gene encoding enhancer of polycomb homolog 1 isoform X4: MEHHLQRAISAQQVYGEKRDNMVIPVPEAESNIAYYESIYPGEFKMPKQLIHIQPFSLDAEQPDYDLDSEDEVFVNKLKKKMDICPLQFEEMIDRLEKGSGQQPVSLQEAKLLLKEDDELIREVYEYWIKKRKNCRGPSLIPSVKQEKRDGSSTNDPYVAFRRRTEKMQTRKNRKNDEASYEKMLKLRRDLSRAVTILEMIKRREKSKRELLHLTLEIMEKRYNLGDYNGEIMSEVMAQRQPMKPTYAIPIIPITNSSQFKHQEAMDVKEFKANKQDKADLIRPKRKYEKKPKVLPSSAAATPQQTSPAALPVFNAKDLNQYDFPSSDEEPLSQVLSGSSEAEEENDPDGPFAFRRKAGCQYYAPHLDQTGNWPWTSPKDGGLGDVRYRYCLTTLTVPQRCIGFARRRVGRGGRVLLDRAHSDYDSMFRHLDLEMLSSPQHSPVNQFANTSETNTSDKSFSKDLSQILVNIKSCRWRHFRPRTPSLHDSDNDELSCRKLYRSINRTGTAQPGTQTCSTSTQSKSSSGSAHFAFTAEQYQQHQQQLALMQKQQLAQIQQQQANSNSSTTTSQGFVSKTLDSASAQFAASALVTSEQLMGFKMKDDVVLGIGVNGVLPASGVYKGLHLSSTTPTALVHTSPSTAGSTLLQPSNMTQTSSSHSALSHQVTAANSATTQVLIGNNIRLTVPSSVATVNSIAPINARHIPRTLSAVPSSALKLAAAANCQVSKVPSSSSVDSVPRENHESEKPALNNIADNTVAMEVT, from the exons CTTTTAGTTTGGATGCTGAACAGCCTGATTATGATTTGGATTCTGAAGATGAAGTATTtgtgaataaactgaaaaagaaaatggacatctGCCCATTGCAGTTTGAGGAGATGATTGACCGTCTAGAAAAAGGCAGTGGTCAGCAG CCAGTCAGTCTGCAGGAAGCCAAGCTACTGCTAAAAGAAGATGATGAATTAATTAGAGAAGTTTATGAATACtggattaaaaagagaaaaaactgtcGGGGGCCATCTCTTATCCCATCAGTAAAACAAGAGAAGCGAGATGGTTCCAGCACAAATGATCCTTATGTGGCTTTTAGAAGACGTACTGAAAAAATGCAGACTCGAAAA AATCGCAAAAATGATGAAGCCTCTTATGAAAAAATGCTTAAGCTGCGTCGAGATCTGAGTCGGGCTGTTACTATCCTAGAGatgataaaaagaagagaaaagagtaaaagggAGCTATTGCACTTAACACtggaaattatggaaaagag gtaTAATTTGGGTGACTACAATGGAGAGATCATGTCTGAGGTCATGGCACAGAGACAACCAATGAAACCTACCTATGCCATCCCCATCATCCCTATTACTAATAGCAGTCAATTTAAACATCAGGAAGCAATGGATGTGAAGGAGTTTAAAGCAAataag CAAGATAAAGCTGATCTTATCCGACCTAAACGTAAATATGAGAAGAAGCCCAAAGTCTTACCATCGTCTGCTGCTGCTACTCCTCAACAGACGAGTCCTGCCGCACTGCCAGTCTTTAATGCTAAAGATTTAAATCAGTATGACTTTCCCAGCTCAGATGAAGAACCTCTCTCCCAG gtTTTGTCTGGCTCTTCAGaagctgaagaagaaaatgatccTGATGGTCCTTTTGCTTTCCGTAGGAAAGCAGGCTGTCAGTACTATGCT cctcactTAGACCAAACTGGCAACTGGCCTTGGACTAGTCCTAAAGATGGAGGATTAGGGGATGTACGATATAGATACTGCTTAACTACCCTCACCGTACCCCAAAGGTGTATTGGATTTGCACGAAGACGGGTTGGGCGCGGTGGAAG GGTCTTACTGGACAGAGCTCACTCAGACTATGACAGTATGTTTCGCCATCTGGATTTGGAAATGCTTTCCTCTCCACAACATTCTCCAGTCAATCAGTTTGCCAATACCTCAGAAACAAATACCTCGGACAAATCTTTCTCTAAAGACCTCAGTCAGATACTAGTCAATATCAAATCATGTAGATGGCGGCATTTTAGGCCTCGGACACCATCCCTACATGACAGTGACAATGATGAACTCTCCTGTAGAAAATTATATAGGAGTATAAATCGAACAGGAACAGCACAACCTGGGACCCAGACATGCAGTACCTCCACGCAAAGTAAAAGTAGCAGTGGTTCAGCACATTTTG CATTTACAGCCGAACAATACCAGCAACATCAACAGCAACTGGCACTAATGCAGAAACAGCAGCTTGCACAAATTCAGCAACAGCAAGCAAATAGTAATTCCTCCACCACCACTTCACAG ggTTTTGTTTCCAAGACTTTGGATTCTGCTAGTGCTCAATTTGCTGCTTCTGCTTTGGTGACATCAGAACAACTGATGGGATTCAAGATGAAGGATGATGTGGTGCTTGGAATTGGGGTGAATGGCGTCCTTCCAGCCTCAG gaGTATACAAGGGCTTACACCTCAGTAGTACTACACCAACAGCACTTGTACATACGAGTCCATCAACGGCAGGTTCAACTTTGTTACAGCCTTCAAACATGACACAGACTTCAAGTTCCCACAGTGCACTGAGTCATCAAGTAACCGCTGCCAATTCTGCAACAACTCAGGTTCTGATTGGGAACAACATTCGATTAACTGTACCTTCATCAGTTGCCACTGTAAACTCTATTGCCCCCATAAATGCACGACATATACCTAGGACTTTAAGTGCTGTTCCATCGTCTGCCTTAAAGCTGGCTGCCGCAGCAAACTGTCAAGTTTCCAAGGTTCCATCTTCATCTTCTGTAGATTCAGTTCCAAG GGAAAATCATGAATCAGAAAAGCCAGCACTAAACAACATAGCAGACAACACAGTAGCGATGGAGGTGACGTAG
- the EPC1 gene encoding enhancer of polycomb homolog 1 isoform X3 has translation MEHHLQRAISAQQVYGEKRDNMVIPVPEAESNIAYYESIYPGEFKMPKQLIHIQPFSLDAEQPDYDLDSEDEVFVNKLKKKMDICPLQFEEMIDRLEKGSGQQPVSLQEAKLLLKEDDELIREVYEYWIKKRKNCRGPSLIPSVKQEKRDGSSTNDPYVAFRRRTEKMQTRKNRKNDEASYEKMLKLRRDLSRAVTILEMIKRREKSKRELLHLTLEIMEKRYNLGDYNGEIMSEVMAQRQPMKPTYAIPIIPITNSSQFKHQEAMDVKEFKANKQDKADLIRPKRKYEKKPKVLPSSAAATPQQTSPAALPVFNAKDLNQYDFPSSDEEPLSQVLSGSSEAEEENDPDGPFAFRRKAGCQYYAPHLDQTGNWPWTSPKDGGLGDVRYRYCLTTLTVPQRCIGFARRRVGRGGRVLLDRAHSDYDSMFRHLDLEMLSSPQHSPVNQFANTSETNTSDKSFSKDLSQILVNIKSCRWRHFRPRTPSLHDSDNDELSCRKLYRSINRTGTAQPGTQTCSTSTQSKSSSGSAHFAFTAEQYQQHQQQLALMQKQQLAQIQQQQANSNSSTTTSQNLASNQQKSGFRLNLHHSHSIQGLERTLQGFVSKTLDSASAQFAASALVTSEQLMGFKMKDDVVLGIGVNGVLPASGVYKGLHLSSTTPTALVHTSPSTAGSTLLQPSNMTQTSSSHSALSHQVTAANSATTQVLIGNNIRLTVPSSVATVNSIAPINARHIPRTLSAVPSSALKLAAAANCQVSKVPSSSSVDSVPRENHESEKPALNNIADNTVAMEVT, from the exons CTTTTAGTTTGGATGCTGAACAGCCTGATTATGATTTGGATTCTGAAGATGAAGTATTtgtgaataaactgaaaaagaaaatggacatctGCCCATTGCAGTTTGAGGAGATGATTGACCGTCTAGAAAAAGGCAGTGGTCAGCAG CCAGTCAGTCTGCAGGAAGCCAAGCTACTGCTAAAAGAAGATGATGAATTAATTAGAGAAGTTTATGAATACtggattaaaaagagaaaaaactgtcGGGGGCCATCTCTTATCCCATCAGTAAAACAAGAGAAGCGAGATGGTTCCAGCACAAATGATCCTTATGTGGCTTTTAGAAGACGTACTGAAAAAATGCAGACTCGAAAA AATCGCAAAAATGATGAAGCCTCTTATGAAAAAATGCTTAAGCTGCGTCGAGATCTGAGTCGGGCTGTTACTATCCTAGAGatgataaaaagaagagaaaagagtaaaagggAGCTATTGCACTTAACACtggaaattatggaaaagag gtaTAATTTGGGTGACTACAATGGAGAGATCATGTCTGAGGTCATGGCACAGAGACAACCAATGAAACCTACCTATGCCATCCCCATCATCCCTATTACTAATAGCAGTCAATTTAAACATCAGGAAGCAATGGATGTGAAGGAGTTTAAAGCAAataag CAAGATAAAGCTGATCTTATCCGACCTAAACGTAAATATGAGAAGAAGCCCAAAGTCTTACCATCGTCTGCTGCTGCTACTCCTCAACAGACGAGTCCTGCCGCACTGCCAGTCTTTAATGCTAAAGATTTAAATCAGTATGACTTTCCCAGCTCAGATGAAGAACCTCTCTCCCAG gtTTTGTCTGGCTCTTCAGaagctgaagaagaaaatgatccTGATGGTCCTTTTGCTTTCCGTAGGAAAGCAGGCTGTCAGTACTATGCT cctcactTAGACCAAACTGGCAACTGGCCTTGGACTAGTCCTAAAGATGGAGGATTAGGGGATGTACGATATAGATACTGCTTAACTACCCTCACCGTACCCCAAAGGTGTATTGGATTTGCACGAAGACGGGTTGGGCGCGGTGGAAG GGTCTTACTGGACAGAGCTCACTCAGACTATGACAGTATGTTTCGCCATCTGGATTTGGAAATGCTTTCCTCTCCACAACATTCTCCAGTCAATCAGTTTGCCAATACCTCAGAAACAAATACCTCGGACAAATCTTTCTCTAAAGACCTCAGTCAGATACTAGTCAATATCAAATCATGTAGATGGCGGCATTTTAGGCCTCGGACACCATCCCTACATGACAGTGACAATGATGAACTCTCCTGTAGAAAATTATATAGGAGTATAAATCGAACAGGAACAGCACAACCTGGGACCCAGACATGCAGTACCTCCACGCAAAGTAAAAGTAGCAGTGGTTCAGCACATTTTG CATTTACAGCCGAACAATACCAGCAACATCAACAGCAACTGGCACTAATGCAGAAACAGCAGCTTGCACAAATTCAGCAACAGCAAGCAAATAGTAATTCCTCCACCACCACTTCACAG AACCTTGCATCTAACCAGCAGAAAAGTGGCTTTCGCCTGAATCTACATCATAGCCATTCTATACAGGGTTTAGAAAGAACATTACAG ggTTTTGTTTCCAAGACTTTGGATTCTGCTAGTGCTCAATTTGCTGCTTCTGCTTTGGTGACATCAGAACAACTGATGGGATTCAAGATGAAGGATGATGTGGTGCTTGGAATTGGGGTGAATGGCGTCCTTCCAGCCTCAG gaGTATACAAGGGCTTACACCTCAGTAGTACTACACCAACAGCACTTGTACATACGAGTCCATCAACGGCAGGTTCAACTTTGTTACAGCCTTCAAACATGACACAGACTTCAAGTTCCCACAGTGCACTGAGTCATCAAGTAACCGCTGCCAATTCTGCAACAACTCAGGTTCTGATTGGGAACAACATTCGATTAACTGTACCTTCATCAGTTGCCACTGTAAACTCTATTGCCCCCATAAATGCACGACATATACCTAGGACTTTAAGTGCTGTTCCATCGTCTGCCTTAAAGCTGGCTGCCGCAGCAAACTGTCAAGTTTCCAAGGTTCCATCTTCATCTTCTGTAGATTCAGTTCCAAG GGAAAATCATGAATCAGAAAAGCCAGCACTAAACAACATAGCAGACAACACAGTAGCGATGGAGGTGACGTAG